Part of the Tolypothrix sp. PCC 7910 genome, TATATTAGGTTTAGATTTCCCCGTTAATGACTTCTTTGCGCTGATTCGCTTCTGCTACAATCAACGCAGTATTAATCCAAAGTATCGGCGTTTAACTTTTGCTTTATTTGGGGTAGCTACACCTTCAGATTTAATTAGTGACTACAAGAGAACGCCTTTTAACATTGGCCAAGCAATTCAACTTGAGGGATTTAAAGAACATGAAGCTCAACCGCTACTGCAAGGATTGGTAGAAAAAGTTAGCAATCCTCAAGTAGTGCTGAAAGAAATATTAGCTTGGACAAATGGTCAGCCTTTTCTCACTCAAAAGCTTTGTCAGATCATTCGTAATTCTTCGTTTTCCATTCCCACAAAAGGTGAAGCCGAATGGATTGAGAATCTGATCCAAACTCAGGTAATAGAAAATTGGGAATCCCAGGACGAGCCAGAGCATTTAAGAACGATTCGCGATCGCATTCTTAACAGCGAACTACAACCCGCTCGGTTGTTAGAAATCTACAGACAGATTTTGCAACAAGGAGAAATTCCTGCAGTTGATACTCCACAAGCAAGGGAGTTGCTCTTGTCAGGGTTGGTGGTGAAACAACAAGGTGTTCTCAAAGTCCATAACCGAATTTATCAATTGATTTTTGATAGCAGTTGGATGGAGCAGCACATCTAAATAATGGAATTAATTTGTCGCTTTATACCATTTATATAAATCCAGGCTACAGATAATTCTCCCCTGGCTCCCTGCTCCTTACCCCCCTACTGCTCATATGTAGCCATATTTTGGAGAATTGGTATTAACTCTTATTTCTAGAGACACTAATTGATATCAAACATAAACTTTATACTGCAACTGCTGGCACTTTATAATAAGCAGGTTCGTTACCTGGCTTCCACTTAATATTGCAACCAATACTCGGCTTTTGTTCCCAAGTAATTATGCGCTCACGCAACACATCTTCAATAGCCCTGCGTAAATCAGCGCCAGTTACAGATTTATCGTTTTTGGGGCGGCTATCATCCAACTGTCCGCGATAAGCCAACTTGAGATCGCTATCAAAAAGGAAAAAGTCAGGAGTGCAAGCAGCAAAGAAATTTTTCGCAGATTGCTGCGATTCGTCATAAAGCAGAGGATAGGATAAATCTAATTCTTGGGCAAACGCTTTGAGTAATTCCGGCGCATCATCGGGATGAGTGGTAATATCGTTAGCGCTAATCGCCACAATTCCCAAATTGCGATCGCTGTAATCTTTACCCAATTTTGCCAATTCCCATTTAATATGCTGCACAAAAGGACAATGGCGGCTCAGGAATATCACCAGCAACGCTTTTTTATCAGCAAAGGTAGAGAGTGAAATCGTGTCACCTGTAACCACATCTGGTAAGTGAAAATCAGGTGCTAAAGTACCTATAGGTATCATTGTTGAAGATGTCAGCGCCATAGATATAAAACTCCTTGAGATTTAAAGTAAATATTTTGAGTCAAAACTTGTAGAGACGCGATTAATCGCGTCTTTGTTCAAAAGTCAAAAATTATTTTCCCAGTCCCCAGTCCCCAGTCCCTAATTCCCACACTATTTCTGACTAATTGTTGGGGGAGTAATTGCAGCGTACTGTTCATCTGTAAGCGTCGCTTCTTTGATATTGATTGGTTTAGGAATCAAACCATTTTTATGGAAGTAATCTGCAACTCTTTGTTGTTCTCTAATTAAATCTGGCGAAATAGCTCTTAATCCAAAACTACGGCGGCTAATTACCAAGTCCATCACATCTGGAGGTAGTTTTTGAAATGGTAAAATCAGCTTGGCTGTATCCTTGGGATGTGCCTCAGCCCAGCGCTCAATTTTATCAATCTCCTCAATCACAACTCTCAGTAGTTCTGGATTATCAATTGCAAACTGCTTGGCACCAATATAGTATCCACCCGGTGAATCCAGTCCTTCGCTAGTTTTAATTACCCGCGCTTTACCCAATTTTTCAGCTCGCGCTAGATGAGGATCGCCAGTCACCCAAACGGGAATTTTACCTTCCAAAAAAGCACTCGCAGCTTCTACGTTCGGTATGCTCAAAACTTGAATATCACTATATTTTAAGCCTGCTTCTTCCAAAGCTCGGAGAATGAAATAATGAGATGCAGAAGCTTTTTGGAAGACAACTTTTTGCCCTTTAATATCTTTGATACTCTTAATTGGAGAATCTGGTGGGACTGCGATCGCACTTCCTTTACCAGAATTTTCCGTGCGTCGCCGACCAACCACATAAGTAATCTGCGCGCCAGCAGCTTGGGCGAAGATGGGGGGAGTTTCACCTACAGAACCCAAGTCTATTTTGCCAACATTCATCGCTTCCATCAGCTGCGGCCCCTGGGCAAATTGTGCCCATTCCACCTTGACACCCAAGGGTTCTAGCCGCTTTTCTAAGACTTTGGTTACTCTCACCAAATCGCCAGCTTGTTGATACCCCATGCGGAGTACCTTAGTCTTAATTTTTGAGGTATTAGCATCTGCTACATTGCTAGCAGGAGATTGATTATCTGCTTTTTGGCTTTGTTGCGTACAACTAACTAACGTCAACGAAGTTGCTAGAGTTAACAATCCAGGTACTACAAGCAGTGTAAAGCGGTGAAAGATATTGATATATGCAGGTTTAACTGTCGCAACCATAGGTATTATGTAAAAAATTTTCAGCTTGTTTTTTGGCAAGCAAGTGAGGCTGGGATTGGGGATGAGGGAGGCAATGTTATGCCCCATTCCTCATGCCCTATGCCCTATTCAAATATTCTTCTGCTTCTTTTTCTATTGCTGTACCTTTGAAGAAGTCGAGGTTGAGACTGGTGTACAACTCCAGAGGATGGATAGACAAGAAGTAGCGCAGGTCTTCTTCGCTGAAAATGCCGCGTTCTACAAAGCTGTAGGCATTAGCGGTAACGGCTGTAATATCAGGCACATCCCAGTGACCGGAATCGGAACCGAGGAAGGCTTTAACTCTATCACCAAAGGGGTTGGCTTTTTGATTGAAGGCGTTAGCAACCCGGGTATCGTCGGATTCTGTACCGAAGTAGAAGTGATTCAAGAAGCGATCGCGCACATCTTCGGCTTTGGTAATTCCAGCTGCGGCAAATTCATCCAACTCGCCAGGATTTGGCGGCGACAGATGTTGTCCGTGGAAGCCCAAACCACTACCAAATTGCTCCGCACGACCTTGGAATTCTGCCCCACCATAAATACGGAAGAGTTCTGCTAACCCTTCTCTATCGATATTGGCGGGATTGTTATTCTGTAAAATCTCTGGGTTGCGGGTTTCCCAATGCCAGATGATATCTGTGTAGAGGCTAGCACCCCAAGCAGAACCACCTTCGAGGAAGGCGAATTTGAGAGTGGGGAAACGACGGGTAACTCCACCAAAAAATAGGGATTTGCAGAATGCTTCACCTGCGGAGGCAAAGTGTCCAATATGGTTGTATTGGTAATTGGAAATTGAACGACGTGCAGTCCAACCCATACCAGAAGCATGAGTGGTGGGGACAACTTTTAATTCAACGCACTTCGCCCAGAAGGGATCGTAATCGTAAGCACTATCTAAAGCAAAGGTATCAATCCAAGTTGCTTCCCGTTGCACTTCTTCGGGATATTTCTCAAAGCCAGGAATTACACGAGTAACGTAACCAGGAATTTGAATTGTTTTCAGCCCCAGTTCTTTGATTGCATATTCTAATTCCTCAATCCCTTCTTCTGGTGTGTTGAGAGGAATTGTGGCGATGGGGGTGAGGCGATCGCTATAAGGACGGAAGATATCTGCATGATAGAGATTCGCCGCCCGACAAACCGCCCGCCGCATTTCGTCGTTCTTGATTTGCGGTGCTAGGGTTGCCAAGTTGGGATACAACACAGCAAAGTCTGTTCCTGCTTCTTGCAAGCGTTCGTGTAATAGCTTTGGTAGGGTAATTGTTGCCAAATCTAAGGTGTCTTTTGTGGGACGACCCCAGAAAGGTGGGCGCGCAGTCCGGTATTTATGGCGTTCTTCCCAAGATTGTTGGAACCAGCGAAAACGACCAGCACCAGGTAAATGTTCTCTAAAACTATCAACAATTTTAGAACCGCCTACCTGCTCTAAATAATCTAGAAAAGCAGGTTCAAATTCTTGAGTATGTACATCAGTATCAATGATGGGATAACCTAATTGTTCCCGAATTTGTGCTGACCGAGTCTTTTTCGTGGGACGTTCAAGAGCAATTGTCACGATAGTTTCTCCACAGTTACATCATTGAATTTGTGAGGATGAAGTCTGACATCTGCAAGCAAAACTGTAAAGATGGCATTTGCTCAGAATGATGACCTCGTACAGGAAATTTCTCAATATTTGACTAAGCCTCCAACAGACAAACAATGACCACAAGTGACTATTTGTCTACACTCTATAGATAC contains:
- a CDS encoding thioredoxin family protein — protein: MALTSSTMIPIGTLAPDFHLPDVVTGDTISLSTFADKKALLVIFLSRHCPFVQHIKWELAKLGKDYSDRNLGIVAISANDITTHPDDAPELLKAFAQELDLSYPLLYDESQQSAKNFFAACTPDFFLFDSDLKLAYRGQLDDSRPKNDKSVTGADLRRAIEDVLRERIITWEQKPSIGCNIKWKPGNEPAYYKVPAVAV
- a CDS encoding aliphatic sulfonate ABC transporter substrate-binding protein, which gives rise to MVATVKPAYINIFHRFTLLVVPGLLTLATSLTLVSCTQQSQKADNQSPASNVADANTSKIKTKVLRMGYQQAGDLVRVTKVLEKRLEPLGVKVEWAQFAQGPQLMEAMNVGKIDLGSVGETPPIFAQAAGAQITYVVGRRRTENSGKGSAIAVPPDSPIKSIKDIKGQKVVFQKASASHYFILRALEEAGLKYSDIQVLSIPNVEAASAFLEGKIPVWVTGDPHLARAEKLGKARVIKTSEGLDSPGGYYIGAKQFAIDNPELLRVVIEEIDKIERWAEAHPKDTAKLILPFQKLPPDVMDLVISRRSFGLRAISPDLIREQQRVADYFHKNGLIPKPINIKEATLTDEQYAAITPPTISQK
- a CDS encoding amidohydrolase family protein, producing the protein MTIALERPTKKTRSAQIREQLGYPIIDTDVHTQEFEPAFLDYLEQVGGSKIVDSFREHLPGAGRFRWFQQSWEERHKYRTARPPFWGRPTKDTLDLATITLPKLLHERLQEAGTDFAVLYPNLATLAPQIKNDEMRRAVCRAANLYHADIFRPYSDRLTPIATIPLNTPEEGIEELEYAIKELGLKTIQIPGYVTRVIPGFEKYPEEVQREATWIDTFALDSAYDYDPFWAKCVELKVVPTTHASGMGWTARRSISNYQYNHIGHFASAGEAFCKSLFFGGVTRRFPTLKFAFLEGGSAWGASLYTDIIWHWETRNPEILQNNNPANIDREGLAELFRIYGGAEFQGRAEQFGSGLGFHGQHLSPPNPGELDEFAAAGITKAEDVRDRFLNHFYFGTESDDTRVANAFNQKANPFGDRVKAFLGSDSGHWDVPDITAVTANAYSFVERGIFSEEDLRYFLSIHPLELYTSLNLDFFKGTAIEKEAEEYLNRA